The genomic stretch CACGCGCTTCGCTCACCTTGATCGGCCGCCCCTTGATGTCGCGGCCGTCAAGCTGTTCGACGGCGCGCTGGGCCTCTTCATCGGAACCCATCTCGACGAAGCCGAAGCCGCGCGATTGTCCGGTGTTGCGATCCATGATCACCGCGACCGAGTCGCAGGTGCCCACGGTCGAAAACGCCTGCCGCAGGTCTTCCTCCGTTGCGGTGTACGACAAATTCCCGATGTGCAACCTTCTCCCCATTGCCTCTTCCTTTCTTTCACGCCATCGATCGAGATGCGGTGAGGTCATCGACGCCGCGCGCGGGGAGGCCCCGTGGCCTAGCCGCGGCACCAACAGGATCGGTTATCCGAGGCGCGAGACGTCGCGGGGAACAGCGGGCGTTGCGGCCGCGGAACAAACTGTACGTTGCAGCTGACACAATCAACCAGCGCGACGCTTCTTAGCACTGCCGCCCAGCGGATCGCAAACAAAATGTAGCGCGCTGCGGCAACGGAATCGGCGGGGTCCTTTTAACCCCGGTCATGGGGGCGGCGGCGCCGCAGCGCGGCGCGAAAGTTCGGCGTACGCTTTTCGAGAAAGGCGTTGCGACCCTCCATCGCTTCGTCGGTCTGGTAGTAGAGTTCGAGGGCGCTGAAGCCCATCTCGGTGATGCCGTGGATGTGGTCGGTGTCGGCGTTAAAGGAGAACTTCGCCAGCTTGAGCGCGGTCGGGCTCTTCTCCAGCAGCTCGGCGCACCAACGCTCGACCTCGACGCGCAACTTGGCGGCGGGTACCACCTTGTTCACCAGCCCCATCTGCAAGGCGTCTTCCGCGCTGTACTGGCGGCACAGATACCAGATCTCCCGCGCCTTCTTCTCCCCGACGATGCGGGCCA from Deltaproteobacteria bacterium encodes the following:
- a CDS encoding RNA-binding protein — protein: MGRRLHIGNLSYTATEEDLRQAFSTVGTCDSVAVIMDRNTGQSRGFGFVEMGSDEEAQRAVEQLDGRDIKGRPIKVSEARERDPGAGRGGPRGGPRH